The following are encoded together in the Manduca sexta isolate Smith_Timp_Sample1 chromosome 22, JHU_Msex_v1.0, whole genome shotgun sequence genome:
- the LOC115449996 gene encoding probable phospholipid-transporting ATPase IA isoform X1 yields MVPWRQLLCPSGYEDIESREWIGVQRLRIVTSPVFRWMQRLVGYFQHHVRPWESFYEDEATTSGVTDGAPVDQQNRIIFVNRPQPQKFVSNRISTAKYSVPSFIPLFLFEQFRRYSNCFFLLIALLQQIPDVSPTGRWTTLTPLILILSVSAIKEIVEDFKRHRADDETNRRKVEVLREGRWMNIRWEQLQVGDICKVVNNQFFPADLVLISSSEPQGISFIETSNLDGETNLKIRQAHVDCARLDTAPALAHFRATLQCEPPNRHLYEFNGLLKDANAKTIPLGLDQMLLRGAMLRNTTWIHGIVVYTGHETKLMKNSTKAPLKRSSIDRQTNTHILMLFLILLALSLLSAAFNELWMHNHSDWYIGLDDAQNAHFGFNFLTFLILYNNLIPISLQVTAEIVRFFQAKFIAMDSEMYHEATDTPAMARTSNLNEELGMVKYIFSDKTGTLTCNVMEFHKCSIAEVIYNRPGPNERLEDTLLYQNLQRNHPTAPIIREFLTMLAICHTVIPERIDGKINYHAASPDERALVLGAAMFGYVFDTRTPQTVTIDAAGVREEYTVLNVIDFTSARKRMSVIVRTPTGGIKLYCKGADSVVYPRLARGPAAPHAPATLAHLEHFAAEGLRTLVFAQADLPHHVYEEWSNTYHKASIAIQDREQKIEEAAMLIENNLTLLGATAIEDKLQDGVPETIAALLKANIHVWVLTGDKQETAINIAHSARLIHASMPLIILNEDSLDGTRESISRHAVDFGDNLRKQNEVALIIDGKTLKYAMGCDLKKDFLDLCISCKVVVCCRVSPIQKAEVVEMVSSATGAVTLAIGDGANDVAMIQRASVGVGISGVEGLQAVCASDYSIAQFRFLLRLLLVHGAWNYSRISKLILYSFYKNICLYVIELWFAIYSAWSGQILFERWTIGFYNVIFTALPPFAIGLFDKLCSPEIMLRHPVLYIPSQQGLLFNVRVFWVWAVNSLLHSVLLFWLPMLLASHHVMWPSGKDGGYLVLGNFVYTYVVLTVCLKAGLSTHSWTWVTHLAIWGSVALWFLFILLYSNIYPMVMIGGVMRGMDRMVFSSLVFWLGLVLIPIATLIPDLLVTVIHNSAFKTMTEAVRESEIKQRDPSALLSHPRHSAADAAHALVRLAQCKSTVTTACMASHELTSYASFVTSHTLDALSSRFDKNVLDVDNVVVFLEY; encoded by the exons ATGAGGATGAAGCGACGACGTCGGGCGTGACGGACGGCGCGCCCGTGGACCAGCAGAACCGCATCATATTCGTGAACAGGCCGCAGCCGCAGAAGTTCGTCTCCAACAGAATATCCACCGCTAAATATAG CGTCCCATCATTCATCCCGTTGTTCCTGTTCGAGCAGTTCCGCCGGTACTCGAACTGCTTCTTCCTCCTCATCGCGCTGCTGCAGCAGATCCCGGACGTGTCGCCCACGGGACGCTGGACCACGCTCACGCCTCTCATACTCATTCTGAGCGTCAGCGCTATAAAGGAGATCGTCGAGGACTTC AAACGTCACCGTGCTGATGACGAGACGAATCGGCGCAAAGTGGAGGTGCTGCGCGAGGGCCGATGGATGAACATTCGCTGGGAGCAGCTACAGGTCGGCGACATCTGCAAGGTGGTCAACAACCAGTTTTTCCCGGCAGACCTCGTGCTCATATCATCTAG CGAGCCGCAGGGCATATCGTTCATCGAGACGTCGAACCTGGACGGCGAGACGAACCTGAAGATCCGGCAGGCGCATGTGGACTGCGCGCGCCTCGACACCGCGCCTGCGCTTGCGCACTTCCGCGCCACGCTGCAGTGCGAGCCGCCCAACCGACATCTCTACGAGTTCAACGGCCTGCTCAAGGACGCCAATGCCAA AACGATACCGCTGGGCCTGGATCAGATGCTACTGCGCGGCGCCATGTTGCGCAACACCACGTGGATACACGGCATCGTCGTCTACACCGGACACGAGACCAAGCTCATGAAGAACTCCACCAAAG CGCCGCTGAAGCGTTCGTCGATCGACCGGCAGACGAACACGCACATCCTGATGCTGTTCCTGATCCTGCTGGCGCTGTCGCTGCTGAGCGCCGCCTTCAACGAGCTGTGGATGCACAACCACAGCGACTGGTACATCGGGCTCGACG ACGCGCAGAATGCACATTTCGGATTCAACTTTTTGACGTTTTTGATATTGTACAATAACCTTATACCCATATCTTTACAAGTCACTGCTGAAATAGTTAGGTTTTTCCAG GCGAAGTTCATAGCGATGGACAGCGAGATGTACCACGAGGCGACCGACACGCCCGCCATGGCGCGCACCTCCAACCTCAACGAGGAGCTCGGCATGGTCAAGTACATCTTCAGCGACAAGACCGGCACCCTCACCTGCAACGTCATGGAGTTCCACAAGTGCTCCATCGCAGAG gTCATCTACAACCGTCCAGGGCCGAACGAGAGGCTAGAAGACACGCTGCTTTATCAGAACCTTCAGCGGAATCACCCCACGGCACCCATCATCAGGGAGTTCCTCACCATGCTAGCCATCTGCCACACTGTCATACCGGAGCGCATCGACGGCAAGATCAACTACCACGCCGCTTCGCCAG ACGAGCGCGCGCTGGTGCTGGGCGCGGCGATGTTCGGCTACGTGTTCGACACGCGCACGCCGCAGACCGTCACCATCGACGCGGCCGGCGTGCGCGAGGAGTACACCGTGCTCAACGTCATCGACTTCACCTCCGCCAGGAAACGGATGTCGGTCATCGTGCGGACGCCTACGg GTGGAATCAAGCTGTACTGCAAGGGCGCGGACAGCGTGGTGTACCCGCGGCTGGCGCGCgggcccgccgcgccgcacgcgcccgcCACGCTCGCGCACCTCGAGCACTTCGCCGCCGAGGGACTGCGCACGCTCGTGTTCGCCCAAGCCGACCTGCCGCACCATGTCTATGAG GAATGGTCAAACACATATCACAAGGCCAGCATAGCGATACAAGACCGGGAGCAGAAAATCGAAGAAGCAGCAATGCTTATAGAGAACAACCTCACGTTGCTCGGAGCCACGGCTATTGAGGACAAACTTCAG GACGGTGTGCCCGAAACGATAGCGGCTCTACTGAAGGCGAACATCCACGTGTGGGTGCTGACGGGCGACAAGCAGGAGACCGCCATCAACATCGCGCACTCCGCGCGCCTCATACACGCCTCCATGCCGCTCATCATACTCAACGAGGACAGCCTCGAC GGCACCCGCGAGAGCATATCCCGTCACGCTGTCGACTTCGGTGACAATCTTCGAAAGCAGAACGAGGTGGCGCTCATCATCGATGGCAAAACCTTGAAGTACGCGATGGGCTGCGACCTCAAGAAAGACTTCCTGGACCTCTGCATCTCATGCAAGGTGGTCGTCTGCTGCAGGGTCTCGCCCATACAGAAGGCTGAG GTGGTGGAGATGGTGTCGTCGGCGACGGGCGCGGTGACGCTGGCCATCGGCGACGGCGCCAACGACGTGGCCATGATCCAGCGCGCCTCCGTCGGCGTCGGCATCTCCGGCGTCGAGGGGCTGCAGGCCGTCTGCGCCTCCGACTACAGCATCGCGCAG ttCCGGTTTCTCCTACGACTACTGTTGGTGCACGGCGCGTGGAACTACTCGCGGATAAGCAAGCTGATCCTGTACTCATTCTACAAGAACATCTGTCTGTACGTCATCGAGCTGTGGTTCGCCATATACTCTGCTTG GTCCGGTCAGATCCTGTTCGAGCGGTGGACGATAGGTTTCTACAACGTGATCTTCACCGCGCTGCCGCCATTCGCCATCGGACTGTTCGACAAGCTATGCTCGCCCGAAATCATGCTCAgg CATCCGGTCCTGTACATCCCGTCGCAGCAGGGGCTGCTGTTCAACGTGCGCGTGTTCTGGGTGTGGGCGGTGAACTCGCTGCTGCACTCGGTGCTGCTGTTCTGGTTGCCTATGTTGCTGGCCAGCCATCACGTGATGTGGCCCAGCGGCAAGGACGGCGGGTATCTCGTGCTCGGGAACTTCGTGTACACG TACGTGGTGCTGACCGTGTGCCTGAAGGCGGGCCTGTCCACACACTCGTGGACGTGGGTCACGCACCTCGCCATCTGGGGGTCGGTCGCACTCTGGTTCCTCTTCATACTGCTCTACAG CAACATATACCCGATGGTGATGATCGGCGGCGTGATGCGTGGGATGGACCGCATGGTGTTCAGCTCGCTGGTGTTCTGGCTCGGGCTGGTGCTGATACCCATCGCCACGCTCATACCGGACCTGCTCGTCACTGT CATCCACAACTCAGCGTTCAAGACGATGACGGAGGCGGTGCGCGAGAGCGAGATCAAGCAGCGCGACCCCAGCGCCCTCCTCTCGCACCCGAGGCACTC
- the LOC115449996 gene encoding probable phospholipid-transporting ATPase IA isoform X6 → MSSTTISQRCDEMWNAVTALRNNFGKLHEDEATTSGVTDGAPVDQQNRIIFVNRPQPQKFVSNRISTAKYSVPSFIPLFLFEQFRRYSNCFFLLIALLQQIPDVSPTGRWTTLTPLILILSVSAIKEIVEDFKRHRADDETNRRKVEVLREGRWMNIRWEQLQVGDICKVVNNQFFPADLVLISSSEPQGISFIETSNLDGETNLKIRQAHVDCARLDTAPALAHFRATLQCEPPNRHLYEFNGLLKDANAKTIPLGLDQMLLRGAMLRNTTWIHGIVVYTGHETKLMKNSTKAPLKRSSIDRQTNTHILMLFLILLALSLLSAAFNELWMHNHSDWYIGLDDAQNAHFGFNFLTFLILYNNLIPISLQVTAEIVRFFQAKFIAMDSEMYHEATDTPAMARTSNLNEELGMVKYIFSDKTGTLTCNVMEFHKCSIAEVIYNRPGPNERLEDTLLYQNLQRNHPTAPIIREFLTMLAICHTVIPERIDGKINYHAASPDERALVLGAAMFGYVFDTRTPQTVTIDAAGVREEYTVLNVIDFTSARKRMSVIVRTPTGGIKLYCKGADSVVYPRLARGPAAPHAPATLAHLEHFAAEGLRTLVFAQADLPHHVYEEWSNTYHKASIAIQDREQKIEEAAMLIENNLTLLGATAIEDKLQDGVPETIAALLKANIHVWVLTGDKQETAINIAHSARLIHASMPLIILNEDSLDGTRESISRHAVDFGDNLRKQNEVALIIDGKTLKYAMGCDLKKDFLDLCISCKVVVCCRVSPIQKAEVVEMVSSATGAVTLAIGDGANDVAMIQRASVGVGISGVEGLQAVCASDYSIAQFRFLLRLLLVHGAWNYSRISKLILYSFYKNICLYVIELWFAIYSAWSGQILFERWTIGFYNVIFTALPPFAIGLFDKLCSPEIMLRHPVLYIPSQQGLLFNVRVFWVWAVNSLLHSVLLFWLPMLLASHHVMWPSGKDGGYLVLGNFVYTYVVLTVCLKAGLSTHSWTWVTHLAIWGSVALWFLFILLYSNIYPMVMIGGVMRGMDRMVFSSLVFWLGLVLIPIATLIPDLLVTVIHNSAFKTMTEAVRESEIKQRDPSALLSHPRHSAADAAHALVRLAQCKSTVTTACMASHELTSYASFVTSHTLDALSSRFDKNVLDVDNVVVFLEY, encoded by the exons ATGAGGATGAAGCGACGACGTCGGGCGTGACGGACGGCGCGCCCGTGGACCAGCAGAACCGCATCATATTCGTGAACAGGCCGCAGCCGCAGAAGTTCGTCTCCAACAGAATATCCACCGCTAAATATAG CGTCCCATCATTCATCCCGTTGTTCCTGTTCGAGCAGTTCCGCCGGTACTCGAACTGCTTCTTCCTCCTCATCGCGCTGCTGCAGCAGATCCCGGACGTGTCGCCCACGGGACGCTGGACCACGCTCACGCCTCTCATACTCATTCTGAGCGTCAGCGCTATAAAGGAGATCGTCGAGGACTTC AAACGTCACCGTGCTGATGACGAGACGAATCGGCGCAAAGTGGAGGTGCTGCGCGAGGGCCGATGGATGAACATTCGCTGGGAGCAGCTACAGGTCGGCGACATCTGCAAGGTGGTCAACAACCAGTTTTTCCCGGCAGACCTCGTGCTCATATCATCTAG CGAGCCGCAGGGCATATCGTTCATCGAGACGTCGAACCTGGACGGCGAGACGAACCTGAAGATCCGGCAGGCGCATGTGGACTGCGCGCGCCTCGACACCGCGCCTGCGCTTGCGCACTTCCGCGCCACGCTGCAGTGCGAGCCGCCCAACCGACATCTCTACGAGTTCAACGGCCTGCTCAAGGACGCCAATGCCAA AACGATACCGCTGGGCCTGGATCAGATGCTACTGCGCGGCGCCATGTTGCGCAACACCACGTGGATACACGGCATCGTCGTCTACACCGGACACGAGACCAAGCTCATGAAGAACTCCACCAAAG CGCCGCTGAAGCGTTCGTCGATCGACCGGCAGACGAACACGCACATCCTGATGCTGTTCCTGATCCTGCTGGCGCTGTCGCTGCTGAGCGCCGCCTTCAACGAGCTGTGGATGCACAACCACAGCGACTGGTACATCGGGCTCGACG ACGCGCAGAATGCACATTTCGGATTCAACTTTTTGACGTTTTTGATATTGTACAATAACCTTATACCCATATCTTTACAAGTCACTGCTGAAATAGTTAGGTTTTTCCAG GCGAAGTTCATAGCGATGGACAGCGAGATGTACCACGAGGCGACCGACACGCCCGCCATGGCGCGCACCTCCAACCTCAACGAGGAGCTCGGCATGGTCAAGTACATCTTCAGCGACAAGACCGGCACCCTCACCTGCAACGTCATGGAGTTCCACAAGTGCTCCATCGCAGAG gTCATCTACAACCGTCCAGGGCCGAACGAGAGGCTAGAAGACACGCTGCTTTATCAGAACCTTCAGCGGAATCACCCCACGGCACCCATCATCAGGGAGTTCCTCACCATGCTAGCCATCTGCCACACTGTCATACCGGAGCGCATCGACGGCAAGATCAACTACCACGCCGCTTCGCCAG ACGAGCGCGCGCTGGTGCTGGGCGCGGCGATGTTCGGCTACGTGTTCGACACGCGCACGCCGCAGACCGTCACCATCGACGCGGCCGGCGTGCGCGAGGAGTACACCGTGCTCAACGTCATCGACTTCACCTCCGCCAGGAAACGGATGTCGGTCATCGTGCGGACGCCTACGg GTGGAATCAAGCTGTACTGCAAGGGCGCGGACAGCGTGGTGTACCCGCGGCTGGCGCGCgggcccgccgcgccgcacgcgcccgcCACGCTCGCGCACCTCGAGCACTTCGCCGCCGAGGGACTGCGCACGCTCGTGTTCGCCCAAGCCGACCTGCCGCACCATGTCTATGAG GAATGGTCAAACACATATCACAAGGCCAGCATAGCGATACAAGACCGGGAGCAGAAAATCGAAGAAGCAGCAATGCTTATAGAGAACAACCTCACGTTGCTCGGAGCCACGGCTATTGAGGACAAACTTCAG GACGGTGTGCCCGAAACGATAGCGGCTCTACTGAAGGCGAACATCCACGTGTGGGTGCTGACGGGCGACAAGCAGGAGACCGCCATCAACATCGCGCACTCCGCGCGCCTCATACACGCCTCCATGCCGCTCATCATACTCAACGAGGACAGCCTCGAC GGCACCCGCGAGAGCATATCCCGTCACGCTGTCGACTTCGGTGACAATCTTCGAAAGCAGAACGAGGTGGCGCTCATCATCGATGGCAAAACCTTGAAGTACGCGATGGGCTGCGACCTCAAGAAAGACTTCCTGGACCTCTGCATCTCATGCAAGGTGGTCGTCTGCTGCAGGGTCTCGCCCATACAGAAGGCTGAG GTGGTGGAGATGGTGTCGTCGGCGACGGGCGCGGTGACGCTGGCCATCGGCGACGGCGCCAACGACGTGGCCATGATCCAGCGCGCCTCCGTCGGCGTCGGCATCTCCGGCGTCGAGGGGCTGCAGGCCGTCTGCGCCTCCGACTACAGCATCGCGCAG ttCCGGTTTCTCCTACGACTACTGTTGGTGCACGGCGCGTGGAACTACTCGCGGATAAGCAAGCTGATCCTGTACTCATTCTACAAGAACATCTGTCTGTACGTCATCGAGCTGTGGTTCGCCATATACTCTGCTTG GTCCGGTCAGATCCTGTTCGAGCGGTGGACGATAGGTTTCTACAACGTGATCTTCACCGCGCTGCCGCCATTCGCCATCGGACTGTTCGACAAGCTATGCTCGCCCGAAATCATGCTCAgg CATCCGGTCCTGTACATCCCGTCGCAGCAGGGGCTGCTGTTCAACGTGCGCGTGTTCTGGGTGTGGGCGGTGAACTCGCTGCTGCACTCGGTGCTGCTGTTCTGGTTGCCTATGTTGCTGGCCAGCCATCACGTGATGTGGCCCAGCGGCAAGGACGGCGGGTATCTCGTGCTCGGGAACTTCGTGTACACG TACGTGGTGCTGACCGTGTGCCTGAAGGCGGGCCTGTCCACACACTCGTGGACGTGGGTCACGCACCTCGCCATCTGGGGGTCGGTCGCACTCTGGTTCCTCTTCATACTGCTCTACAG CAACATATACCCGATGGTGATGATCGGCGGCGTGATGCGTGGGATGGACCGCATGGTGTTCAGCTCGCTGGTGTTCTGGCTCGGGCTGGTGCTGATACCCATCGCCACGCTCATACCGGACCTGCTCGTCACTGT CATCCACAACTCAGCGTTCAAGACGATGACGGAGGCGGTGCGCGAGAGCGAGATCAAGCAGCGCGACCCCAGCGCCCTCCTCTCGCACCCGAGGCACTC
- the LOC115449996 gene encoding probable phospholipid-transporting ATPase IA isoform X4 — protein MVPWRQLLCPSGYEDIESREWIGVQRLRIVTSPVFRWMQRLVGYFQHHVRPWESFYEDEATTSGVTDGAPVDQQNRIIFVNRPQPQKFVSNRISTAKYSVPSFIPLFLFEQFRRYSNCFFLLIALLQQIPDVSPTGRWTTLTPLILILSVSAIKEIVEDFKRHRADDETNRRKVEVLREGRWMNIRWEQLQVGDICKVVNNQFFPADLVLISSSEPQGISFIETSNLDGETNLKIRQAHVDCARLDTAPALAHFRATLQCEPPNRHLYEFNGLLKDANAKTIPLGLDQMLLRGAMLRNTTWIHGIVVYTGHETKLMKNSTKAPLKRSSIDRQTNTHILMLFLILLALSLLSAAFNELWMHNHSDWYIGLDDAQNAHFGFNFLTFLILYNNLIPISLQVTAEIVRFFQAKFIAMDSEMYHEATDTPAMARTSNLNEELGMVKYIFSDKTGTLTCNVMEFHKCSIAEVIYNRPGPNERLEDTLLYQNLQRNHPTAPIIREFLTMLAICHTVIPERIDGKINYHAASPDERALVLGAAMFGYVFDTRTPQTVTIDAAGVREEYTVLNVIDFTSARKRMSVIVRTPTGGIKLYCKGADSVVYPRLARGPAAPHAPATLAHLEHFAAEGLRTLVFAQADLPHHVYEEWSNTYHKASIAIQDREQKIEEAAMLIENNLTLLGATAIEDKLQDGVPETIAALLKANIHVWVLTGDKQETAINIAHSARLIHASMPLIILNEDSLDGTRESISRHAVDFGDNLRKQNEVALIIDGKTLKYAMGCDLKKDFLDLCISCKVVVCCRVSPIQKAEVVEMVSSATGAVTLAIGDGANDVAMIQRASVGVGISGVEGLQAVCASDYSIAQFRFLLRLLLVHGAWNYSRISKLILYSFYKNICLYVIELWFAIYSAWSGQILFERWTIGFYNVIFTALPPFAIGLFDKLCSPEIMLRHPVLYIPSQQGLLFNVRVFWVWAVNSLLHSVLLFWLPMLLASHHVMWPSGKDGGYLVLGNFVYTYVVLTVCLKAGLSTHSWTWVTHLAIWGSVALWFLFILLYSNIYPMVMIGGVMRGMDRMVFSSLVFWLGLVLIPIATLIPDLLVTVIHNSAFKTMTEAVRESEIKQRDPSALLSHPRHSAADAAHALVRLAQYGFAFSQEEGGSVSQADVIRAYDTSQPRAPHS, from the exons ATGAGGATGAAGCGACGACGTCGGGCGTGACGGACGGCGCGCCCGTGGACCAGCAGAACCGCATCATATTCGTGAACAGGCCGCAGCCGCAGAAGTTCGTCTCCAACAGAATATCCACCGCTAAATATAG CGTCCCATCATTCATCCCGTTGTTCCTGTTCGAGCAGTTCCGCCGGTACTCGAACTGCTTCTTCCTCCTCATCGCGCTGCTGCAGCAGATCCCGGACGTGTCGCCCACGGGACGCTGGACCACGCTCACGCCTCTCATACTCATTCTGAGCGTCAGCGCTATAAAGGAGATCGTCGAGGACTTC AAACGTCACCGTGCTGATGACGAGACGAATCGGCGCAAAGTGGAGGTGCTGCGCGAGGGCCGATGGATGAACATTCGCTGGGAGCAGCTACAGGTCGGCGACATCTGCAAGGTGGTCAACAACCAGTTTTTCCCGGCAGACCTCGTGCTCATATCATCTAG CGAGCCGCAGGGCATATCGTTCATCGAGACGTCGAACCTGGACGGCGAGACGAACCTGAAGATCCGGCAGGCGCATGTGGACTGCGCGCGCCTCGACACCGCGCCTGCGCTTGCGCACTTCCGCGCCACGCTGCAGTGCGAGCCGCCCAACCGACATCTCTACGAGTTCAACGGCCTGCTCAAGGACGCCAATGCCAA AACGATACCGCTGGGCCTGGATCAGATGCTACTGCGCGGCGCCATGTTGCGCAACACCACGTGGATACACGGCATCGTCGTCTACACCGGACACGAGACCAAGCTCATGAAGAACTCCACCAAAG CGCCGCTGAAGCGTTCGTCGATCGACCGGCAGACGAACACGCACATCCTGATGCTGTTCCTGATCCTGCTGGCGCTGTCGCTGCTGAGCGCCGCCTTCAACGAGCTGTGGATGCACAACCACAGCGACTGGTACATCGGGCTCGACG ACGCGCAGAATGCACATTTCGGATTCAACTTTTTGACGTTTTTGATATTGTACAATAACCTTATACCCATATCTTTACAAGTCACTGCTGAAATAGTTAGGTTTTTCCAG GCGAAGTTCATAGCGATGGACAGCGAGATGTACCACGAGGCGACCGACACGCCCGCCATGGCGCGCACCTCCAACCTCAACGAGGAGCTCGGCATGGTCAAGTACATCTTCAGCGACAAGACCGGCACCCTCACCTGCAACGTCATGGAGTTCCACAAGTGCTCCATCGCAGAG gTCATCTACAACCGTCCAGGGCCGAACGAGAGGCTAGAAGACACGCTGCTTTATCAGAACCTTCAGCGGAATCACCCCACGGCACCCATCATCAGGGAGTTCCTCACCATGCTAGCCATCTGCCACACTGTCATACCGGAGCGCATCGACGGCAAGATCAACTACCACGCCGCTTCGCCAG ACGAGCGCGCGCTGGTGCTGGGCGCGGCGATGTTCGGCTACGTGTTCGACACGCGCACGCCGCAGACCGTCACCATCGACGCGGCCGGCGTGCGCGAGGAGTACACCGTGCTCAACGTCATCGACTTCACCTCCGCCAGGAAACGGATGTCGGTCATCGTGCGGACGCCTACGg GTGGAATCAAGCTGTACTGCAAGGGCGCGGACAGCGTGGTGTACCCGCGGCTGGCGCGCgggcccgccgcgccgcacgcgcccgcCACGCTCGCGCACCTCGAGCACTTCGCCGCCGAGGGACTGCGCACGCTCGTGTTCGCCCAAGCCGACCTGCCGCACCATGTCTATGAG GAATGGTCAAACACATATCACAAGGCCAGCATAGCGATACAAGACCGGGAGCAGAAAATCGAAGAAGCAGCAATGCTTATAGAGAACAACCTCACGTTGCTCGGAGCCACGGCTATTGAGGACAAACTTCAG GACGGTGTGCCCGAAACGATAGCGGCTCTACTGAAGGCGAACATCCACGTGTGGGTGCTGACGGGCGACAAGCAGGAGACCGCCATCAACATCGCGCACTCCGCGCGCCTCATACACGCCTCCATGCCGCTCATCATACTCAACGAGGACAGCCTCGAC GGCACCCGCGAGAGCATATCCCGTCACGCTGTCGACTTCGGTGACAATCTTCGAAAGCAGAACGAGGTGGCGCTCATCATCGATGGCAAAACCTTGAAGTACGCGATGGGCTGCGACCTCAAGAAAGACTTCCTGGACCTCTGCATCTCATGCAAGGTGGTCGTCTGCTGCAGGGTCTCGCCCATACAGAAGGCTGAG GTGGTGGAGATGGTGTCGTCGGCGACGGGCGCGGTGACGCTGGCCATCGGCGACGGCGCCAACGACGTGGCCATGATCCAGCGCGCCTCCGTCGGCGTCGGCATCTCCGGCGTCGAGGGGCTGCAGGCCGTCTGCGCCTCCGACTACAGCATCGCGCAG ttCCGGTTTCTCCTACGACTACTGTTGGTGCACGGCGCGTGGAACTACTCGCGGATAAGCAAGCTGATCCTGTACTCATTCTACAAGAACATCTGTCTGTACGTCATCGAGCTGTGGTTCGCCATATACTCTGCTTG GTCCGGTCAGATCCTGTTCGAGCGGTGGACGATAGGTTTCTACAACGTGATCTTCACCGCGCTGCCGCCATTCGCCATCGGACTGTTCGACAAGCTATGCTCGCCCGAAATCATGCTCAgg CATCCGGTCCTGTACATCCCGTCGCAGCAGGGGCTGCTGTTCAACGTGCGCGTGTTCTGGGTGTGGGCGGTGAACTCGCTGCTGCACTCGGTGCTGCTGTTCTGGTTGCCTATGTTGCTGGCCAGCCATCACGTGATGTGGCCCAGCGGCAAGGACGGCGGGTATCTCGTGCTCGGGAACTTCGTGTACACG TACGTGGTGCTGACCGTGTGCCTGAAGGCGGGCCTGTCCACACACTCGTGGACGTGGGTCACGCACCTCGCCATCTGGGGGTCGGTCGCACTCTGGTTCCTCTTCATACTGCTCTACAG CAACATATACCCGATGGTGATGATCGGCGGCGTGATGCGTGGGATGGACCGCATGGTGTTCAGCTCGCTGGTGTTCTGGCTCGGGCTGGTGCTGATACCCATCGCCACGCTCATACCGGACCTGCTCGTCACTGT CATCCACAACTCAGCGTTCAAGACGATGACGGAGGCGGTGCGCGAGAGCGAGATCAAGCAGCGCGACCCCAGCGCCCTCCTCTCGCACCCGAGGCACTC